A single Defluviitalea saccharophila DNA region contains:
- a CDS encoding CorA family divalent cation transporter: MSEIKSYHIFMFPFRWDYIENPNKFEESSFEEKVNIEIMTQYLEKTGWRIKSDEIECSEDYNEKLYFYDNVRRAIYNQNNTAKPIVKNFAYTPNEKTRGKYIIQAKDKEYILEIERIILKVYDTGVAILSYHLKNTMPDIKKEDIFMINEFGRRIYPQFINNNETERTAFTKGRFLATKLQILWEDDRSSITETFEWYDCLETVRKNPTKLSDTIMKILNGSDNEYFIDNSRVLCEKKILIRPIIDDRMYVICWYKNDNWISELSEFNESKNEYMYVEDADWFKFLFVDGQDKCCTSRLMTENLLKQHTYDRWIGGTLYGITRYSFVMLCCESDFSKNILLTHMRTMYYQMVSLVLAQRASILVFSDEVSSISTLKGSNLVSRVRSLHKNYIQFVNKLYFREVTAQEQGIELYTQLINTCEIERNIKDLDNEISELHEYATLEQEAQTNTVLNWLTIISVAFVIPSFITGFLGMNIIDDNLLSNKDPISQLLNWLGYIYLGPIFIVSLVCSSFLLGNKSRLKRNIKFIILGLLFIILPFIILFLLKGDILALLAKRE, translated from the coding sequence ATGTCGGAGATTAAAAGTTATCATATTTTTATGTTTCCATTTAGATGGGATTATATAGAGAATCCAAATAAATTTGAAGAAAGTAGCTTTGAAGAAAAAGTAAATATAGAAATTATGACTCAGTATCTTGAAAAAACTGGTTGGAGAATAAAGTCGGATGAAATTGAATGCAGTGAAGATTATAATGAAAAACTTTATTTTTATGATAATGTGAGAAGAGCAATTTATAATCAAAATAATACTGCAAAGCCTATTGTCAAAAATTTTGCTTATACTCCTAATGAAAAAACGAGAGGTAAGTACATTATTCAAGCAAAAGATAAAGAGTATATTTTAGAAATAGAAAGAATAATATTAAAGGTTTATGACACAGGGGTTGCAATATTATCATACCATTTAAAAAACACTATGCCTGATATTAAAAAAGAAGATATTTTTATGATCAATGAATTTGGCAGGCGTATTTATCCTCAGTTTATTAATAATAATGAGACAGAAAGAACAGCATTTACTAAAGGTAGGTTTTTAGCAACTAAATTGCAAATTTTGTGGGAAGATGATAGAAGCTCAATTACAGAGACTTTTGAATGGTATGATTGTTTAGAAACAGTAAGGAAAAACCCTACCAAGTTGTCTGATACAATTATGAAAATATTGAATGGGTCAGATAATGAATACTTTATAGATAATAGTAGAGTACTCTGTGAAAAGAAGATTTTAATACGACCTATTATAGATGATCGTATGTATGTAATATGTTGGTACAAGAATGATAACTGGATTTCTGAGTTAAGCGAATTTAATGAAAGTAAGAATGAGTATATGTATGTTGAAGATGCGGATTGGTTTAAATTTTTATTTGTTGATGGACAAGATAAATGCTGCACAAGCAGACTTATGACTGAGAATTTATTAAAGCAGCATACATATGACCGATGGATAGGAGGTACATTATACGGAATAACAAGATATTCATTTGTAATGTTGTGTTGTGAGAGTGATTTTAGTAAAAATATATTATTAACCCACATGCGAACCATGTATTATCAAATGGTATCTCTGGTTTTGGCCCAAAGAGCGTCTATACTTGTTTTTTCAGATGAAGTTTCATCTATTTCAACGTTAAAAGGATCAAATTTGGTCTCTCGGGTTCGTTCATTACATAAAAATTATATTCAATTTGTAAATAAGCTATATTTTAGAGAAGTTACAGCCCAGGAACAAGGAATTGAGCTTTATACTCAATTAATCAATACTTGTGAAATAGAGAGAAATATTAAGGATTTAGATAATGAGATCAGTGAATTGCATGAATATGCAACATTGGAACAAGAAGCACAGACCAATACTGTTCTTAATTGGTTAACAATTATTAGTGTTGCATTTGTTATTCCCTCGTTTATAACAGGGTTTTTAGGAATGAATATCATAGACGATAATTTACTATCAAATAAAGATCCAATATCTCAATTGTTGAATTGGTTAGGTTATATTTATTTAGGCCCGATTTTTATTGTTTCCTTGGTTTGTAGTAGTTTTTTATTGGGTAATAAATCTAGATTGAAAAGAAATATTAAATTTATCATATTAGGTTTGTTATTTATTATACTTCCATTTATAATTTTATTTTTATTAAAGGGAGATATATTAGCGTTACTTGCGAAAAGGGAGTGA
- a CDS encoding type III-B CRISPR module-associated Cmr3 family protein: protein MKISTYLARLKPIGNYFFGNERYFKFINEENQDNRNKAQNYIVSSNLLPQQTTLLGMLRKEILIQSDCYKQKWGYSIEDKVKIKKLIGPSGFKIDEEREQYFGVIESISQIYTYKDNCFYTIVPKDHIIHDKKKDKEKVIKKVNEYYTPFKTSVKERVRVSFNLYEKNIPVLQGYDPKDGLSNDWMDISNGKIVPFGEIFATDKRIGIEKGEAGKTKEDSLFKTISYRLKNNYEFAFFINLSDEMEEDLKRKFSDNFQTIVYMGADQTAFKLTISPSQKEEEKRLMEKYRSLIKKDNVNKVVLLSDTYVDHRIYDDCDFAITETIDFRNIYVIHDKECEKANSRLKKIDKKYCFIKRGSVFYTSDVEKLLNHINQNRNLIKIGYNIAL from the coding sequence ATGAAAATTAGTACATATTTGGCTAGATTAAAACCGATAGGAAATTATTTTTTTGGCAATGAAAGATATTTTAAATTTATTAATGAAGAAAATCAAGATAATAGAAATAAAGCTCAAAATTATATAGTCAGTTCAAATTTATTACCTCAGCAGACTACTTTACTTGGAATGTTAAGAAAAGAAATACTTATTCAATCTGATTGTTACAAGCAAAAATGGGGTTATAGTATAGAGGATAAAGTAAAAATAAAAAAGCTCATTGGTCCTTCAGGTTTTAAAATAGATGAGGAAAGAGAACAATATTTTGGGGTAATAGAAAGTATTTCTCAGATTTACACATACAAGGATAATTGCTTTTATACTATAGTTCCCAAGGATCATATTATTCATGATAAAAAAAAGGATAAAGAAAAAGTTATAAAAAAAGTTAACGAGTATTATACACCTTTCAAAACTTCTGTTAAAGAAAGAGTTAGGGTCAGTTTTAATTTATATGAAAAAAATATTCCAGTTTTACAGGGTTATGATCCCAAAGATGGTTTATCTAATGATTGGATGGATATAAGTAATGGGAAAATAGTTCCTTTCGGAGAGATATTTGCTACGGATAAACGAATTGGAATTGAAAAAGGAGAAGCTGGGAAGACAAAAGAAGATAGTTTATTTAAAACAATAAGCTATAGATTAAAAAATAATTATGAATTTGCATTTTTTATAAATCTTTCCGATGAAATGGAAGAAGATTTAAAAAGAAAATTTAGCGATAATTTTCAAACTATAGTATATATGGGAGCAGATCAAACGGCTTTTAAGTTAACGATATCACCTTCTCAGAAAGAAGAAGAAAAAAGATTAATGGAAAAATATAGATCATTAATAAAAAAAGACAATGTTAACAAAGTTGTTTTGCTCAGTGATACATATGTTGATCATAGAATTTATGATGATTGTGATTTTGCAATAACAGAAACTATTGATTTTAGGAATATATATGTTATTCATGATAAGGAATGTGAAAAAGCTAACAGCAGGTTAAAAAAAATTGATAAAAAATATTGCTTTATAAAAAGAGGTTCTGTTTTTTATACTTCAGATGTTGAAAAATTATTAAATCATATTAATCAAAATAGAAACTTAATTAAGATCGGATATAATATTGCACTATAG
- the cas6 gene encoding CRISPR-associated endoribonuclease Cas6 produces MRIKIVLETDAPISIPINYQYHLSSAIYNLLQKADQEYAKELHQKGYEFGSKKFKLFTFSSLFPDFYKIRGNQMLIGPGKIYFYIGSLKNEFIMNFASGIFTNHILRIGRAKLLISQVEAIPTPKFSSTMKFKCLSPIVATTKQEINGVIKPRDCQLEDKKYAENIIQNLKIKYGLIYDKPFSNGDLTISFEQEDIEKYKKGKLIYYKNTFVKGFLCPFEASGSPELMEIMWEVGAGEKNSGGFGMVEVMN; encoded by the coding sequence ATGAGAATTAAAATAGTTTTAGAAACTGATGCACCGATTTCTATACCAATAAATTATCAGTATCATTTATCCTCAGCCATTTATAATTTGCTTCAAAAAGCCGATCAAGAATATGCTAAAGAATTGCACCAGAAAGGTTATGAATTTGGAAGCAAAAAGTTTAAACTCTTTACCTTCAGTTCATTATTTCCTGATTTCTATAAGATCCGAGGAAATCAGATGCTTATTGGACCTGGGAAAATTTATTTTTACATCGGGTCATTGAAAAATGAATTTATTATGAATTTTGCCAGTGGTATTTTTACTAATCATATCCTGCGGATTGGGCGAGCAAAATTATTGATTTCACAAGTGGAAGCAATTCCTACTCCGAAATTTTCTTCAACAATGAAGTTTAAATGTTTATCACCCATCGTAGCCACAACAAAACAAGAAATCAATGGAGTCATAAAGCCAAGAGATTGTCAGTTAGAGGATAAAAAGTATGCAGAAAATATCATTCAAAATTTAAAGATAAAATATGGGTTAATATATGACAAGCCTTTTTCTAATGGTGACTTGACGATTTCATTTGAGCAAGAAGATATAGAAAAATATAAGAAAGGTAAATTGATTTACTATAAGAATACATTTGTAAAAGGATTCTTATGTCCCTTTGAAGCAAGTGGAAGCCCGGAACTTATGGAGATTATG
- the cmr4 gene encoding type III-B CRISPR module RAMP protein Cmr4 has protein sequence MYTSELYIIRALTNMHVGNGDVNYGIVDKEVQRDVITNYPTIYSSSLKGALREFFESKKEDSVKYIFGDVDNAGTYKFFEGHLLSIPVRSNKKPFFRAVCPQIIQDLITCLSDFDIQLDIVEILKKFADIDVTPDKPVIFEKLEGVKIEDFYGEFEYKQFEKISVIEKLFGENIALLHNDVFSKLIKSLPVIARNCLENGISKNLWYEEIIPRETRFYFIVMRMKDEENLLEPMISENIIQMGANASIGYGYTKIQNVKQIVGE, from the coding sequence ATGTATACTAGTGAATTATATATTATTAGGGCTTTGACCAATATGCATGTAGGAAATGGCGACGTTAACTATGGTATTGTCGATAAAGAGGTTCAAAGAGATGTTATAACAAATTATCCAACTATATATTCATCTAGCTTAAAAGGAGCGTTAAGAGAGTTTTTCGAAAGTAAGAAAGAAGATTCAGTAAAGTATATTTTTGGAGACGTAGACAATGCAGGAACATATAAATTTTTTGAAGGACATTTGCTATCCATTCCTGTAAGAAGTAACAAGAAACCGTTTTTTAGAGCAGTATGTCCTCAGATAATCCAAGATTTGATTACATGTTTATCTGATTTTGATATTCAATTGGATATAGTTGAAATATTAAAAAAGTTCGCAGATATTGATGTAACTCCTGATAAACCTGTGATTTTTGAAAAATTAGAAGGTGTTAAGATAGAAGACTTCTATGGTGAATTCGAATACAAGCAATTTGAAAAGATCTCTGTTATAGAGAAATTATTTGGTGAAAATATTGCTTTATTACATAATGATGTTTTTAGCAAATTAATCAAAAGTTTGCCGGTTATTGCAAGAAATTGTTTAGAAAATGGTATAAGTAAAAACTTATGGTATGAAGAAATCATTCCAAGAGAAACAAGATTTTATTTTATAGTGATGCGGATGAAAGATGAAGAGAATTTGTTAGAGCCGATGATCTCAGAAAATATAATTCAAATGGGCGCTAATGCATCCATTGGCTATGGATATACGAAAATTCAAAACGTAAAGCAGATAGTAGGTGAGTGA
- the cmr5 gene encoding type III-B CRISPR module-associated protein Cmr5, which yields MNKNKVEKFIPIALDIIQEVEIANEKNEVPDVYNGYIASFGASIVQSGLLTTVAFFERDNNNTKQDRRKIVNAIFSIIKKVDKKYENEDSLLRCLIKYKSSIDDIEDDIICAAIALKLALRTFEFIEE from the coding sequence ATGAATAAAAATAAAGTAGAAAAATTTATACCTATTGCTCTGGATATTATACAAGAAGTAGAGATTGCCAATGAAAAGAATGAAGTACCAGATGTATATAATGGATATATTGCTTCTTTTGGAGCAAGTATAGTGCAAAGCGGACTATTGACCACAGTTGCTTTTTTTGAAAGAGATAATAACAATACAAAACAAGACAGAAGAAAAATAGTAAATGCTATTTTTTCTATAATTAAAAAGGTTGATAAAAAATATGAAAATGAAGACAGTTTATTAAGGTGTTTAATTAAGTATAAATCTAGTATTGATGATATAGAAGATGATATTATTTGTGCAGCGATAGCACTGAAATTAGCATTAAGAACATTTGAATTTATTGAGGAGTAA
- a CDS encoding stalk domain-containing protein, which yields MKNYFFVFILVVSFIFQPTYSYGATASVWKETKQVSISTGNKTVHLVYVNLNDPKIQIDVLPAKGKVGQVDDLKNIANQMNTSEREAIAAINGTFFNSYDDLQPNGNIIEDGKVLHVGSNGTTIGFTKDNKALMDNVKIKVTGTINGSSNWDHTWYAWNINHNDTRAEATVIFTPEYGKYTPEHNKLSVVVENDVVAEIKNGKARIPSNGYTIVVGSKGLLDRFHVGDSIEYHTEFNHLNSGNLLMGWENVYSGVGAGPLLVKGGKIVANPSNEGFTSEKILTNQGQRSFIGVNENNIMIMGTVASANINELAEIAKKLGLKDAMNLDGGASSGLYYNGEYITRTGRQISNALVVSRLKQDAIKVTINGNKLDMNVSPVMKDGTVLVPLRAIFEALNINLKYDASTKTIYGKKENTKIILPLGKDATVNGQTVKLTTPAQTINGNTMVPVKFIAQSTGADVKWDGGSRTVVVTTK from the coding sequence GTGAAAAATTATTTTTTTGTATTTATATTAGTTGTGAGTTTTATTTTTCAACCTACATATTCATATGGAGCGACAGCTTCCGTTTGGAAAGAAACAAAACAAGTTTCCATCTCAACAGGCAATAAAACCGTTCATCTGGTATATGTGAATTTAAATGATCCTAAAATTCAAATAGACGTACTTCCGGCTAAAGGAAAAGTGGGACAAGTAGATGATCTTAAGAATATTGCAAATCAAATGAACACATCGGAAAGAGAAGCTATTGCTGCCATCAACGGCACATTTTTTAATTCTTATGATGATTTGCAGCCCAACGGAAATATCATAGAAGATGGCAAGGTACTTCATGTAGGCAGCAATGGAACAACGATAGGTTTTACAAAAGATAACAAAGCTTTGATGGACAATGTTAAAATCAAAGTCACAGGAACAATTAACGGAAGCTCTAATTGGGACCATACCTGGTATGCATGGAATATCAACCATAATGATACAAGAGCAGAGGCAACGGTCATTTTTACGCCTGAGTATGGAAAGTATACTCCTGAGCATAATAAGCTTTCTGTAGTCGTTGAAAATGACGTTGTAGCGGAAATTAAAAACGGAAAGGCACGAATTCCCAGCAACGGATATACCATTGTTGTAGGTTCAAAGGGACTTTTAGACAGATTTCATGTAGGGGATTCTATAGAATATCATACGGAATTTAACCATTTAAATTCCGGCAATTTATTAATGGGCTGGGAAAATGTTTATTCTGGTGTAGGAGCAGGGCCCTTGCTTGTAAAAGGTGGTAAAATAGTAGCCAATCCAAGTAATGAAGGATTTACCAGTGAAAAAATTCTTACCAATCAAGGACAGAGAAGCTTTATAGGAGTAAATGAGAACAATATTATGATTATGGGCACTGTAGCCAGTGCAAATATAAATGAATTAGCAGAAATCGCTAAGAAACTGGGCTTAAAAGATGCCATGAATTTAGACGGCGGCGCATCTTCAGGATTATATTATAATGGAGAATATATCACAAGAACAGGAAGACAAATAAGCAATGCCTTAGTTGTTTCCAGACTGAAACAGGATGCTATCAAAGTAACCATAAATGGAAACAAATTAGACATGAATGTGTCTCCGGTAATGAAAGACGGAACAGTTTTAGTACCTTTAAGAGCGATCTTTGAAGCCTTGAATATCAATTTAAAATATGATGCTTCAACCAAAACTATTTACGGAAAAAAAGAAAACACGAAAATCATACTTCCTCTTGGAAAAGATGCCACAGTAAATGGCCAAACAGTAAAACTCACAACTCCAGCCCAAACCATCAACGGCAATACAATGGTTCCTGTAAAATTTATAGCCCAAAGCACAGGAGCGGATGTAAAATGGGACGGAGGAAGCAGGACGGTAGTTGTTACAACAAAATAA
- the cas10 gene encoding type III-B CRISPR-associated protein Cas10/Cmr2, whose protein sequence is MKQVSNSKKYIALTIGPIYKTLQFARTTGELWGGSYIFSYMMKKIIEKLIEKNRNFVIPNVEDDTLFEKGKEVGLFHDRFIFEVEEKGDFEELGHIIQELLDQMAKDISDALGKMKEKDRKEIRDYLQNYFQFYYIEKEVVENPILELSPILDTIELQSQYVKQESINYILEFLKNDHIKKSFLMKGMNIKGFTSLYEIASSGLEIKDIKADDEDYYKEVKERLKKENRLDEFKKVYKYVAIVQADGDNMSSIIKKLSDGQGIDKKIEQETEKDSITTFQEFSSKLHQFASEAHRIIKGDNKGMTIYAGGDDLLFFAPVFSKGKHVFSVLDEITNEFDNQFNTSKNMEDRPTLSFGVSIFYYKYPLYEALEEARDLLYRSKNYINGDDKKNAISFSVIQHSGQAFGTTFKKNSESYLIFKRILDLSIEQSDFLKQVYHTLMRDQVLLKEIIGDKVRLKNYFENNFNESIHKQEKNKKYLDLVQELLYTVNREYDKSFDEKMEIVYSYLKFTHFLNEEGDEN, encoded by the coding sequence GTGAAGCAAGTGAGTAATTCCAAAAAATATATTGCTTTGACTATCGGACCTATTTATAAAACATTACAGTTTGCCAGGACTACCGGTGAACTCTGGGGTGGTAGTTATATTTTTTCATATATGATGAAAAAGATTATTGAGAAATTAATAGAAAAAAACAGAAACTTTGTTATACCAAATGTGGAAGACGATACATTATTCGAGAAAGGAAAAGAAGTGGGGCTATTTCATGATAGATTCATTTTTGAAGTGGAGGAAAAAGGAGATTTTGAGGAATTAGGCCATATTATCCAAGAACTGTTGGATCAAATGGCGAAAGATATATCTGATGCACTTGGAAAAATGAAGGAAAAAGATAGAAAAGAAATTCGCGATTATCTCCAAAATTATTTTCAGTTTTACTATATAGAAAAAGAAGTAGTTGAAAATCCAATACTTGAGTTATCTCCAATTCTGGATACTATTGAATTACAAAGTCAATATGTTAAACAGGAAAGTATAAATTATATCTTAGAATTTTTAAAGAATGATCACATTAAAAAAAGTTTCTTAATGAAAGGAATGAACATTAAAGGTTTCACTTCACTTTATGAAATTGCATCCAGTGGATTAGAAATAAAAGATATTAAGGCAGATGATGAAGATTATTACAAAGAAGTTAAAGAGAGATTAAAAAAAGAAAATCGTTTAGATGAGTTTAAAAAAGTGTATAAATATGTAGCCATAGTACAAGCTGATGGAGATAACATGAGTTCTATTATAAAGAAATTAAGTGATGGTCAAGGAATAGACAAAAAAATAGAACAAGAAACAGAGAAAGATTCAATTACTACATTTCAGGAATTTTCAAGTAAGTTACATCAATTTGCTTCTGAGGCTCATAGGATAATAAAAGGAGATAATAAGGGCATGACAATTTATGCAGGTGGAGATGACCTGTTGTTCTTTGCTCCAGTATTCTCAAAAGGTAAGCACGTCTTTAGCGTGTTAGACGAGATAACGAATGAATTTGATAATCAATTTAATACCTCTAAGAATATGGAGGACAGGCCAACCTTATCCTTTGGAGTATCTATTTTTTATTATAAATATCCTTTATATGAAGCTCTTGAAGAAGCCAGAGATCTGCTTTATCGTTCTAAAAATTATATAAATGGTGATGACAAGAAAAATGCAATTAGCTTTAGTGTAATACAACACAGTGGACAAGCTTTTGGTACAACCTTTAAGAAAAACAGCGAATCTTATTTAATATTTAAAAGAATATTGGATTTGAGTATTGAGCAAAGCGATTTTCTAAAACAGGTATATCATACTTTAATGAGAGACCAAGTCTTATTAAAGGAAATAATCGGTGATAAAGTTAGATTAAAAAACTATTTTGAGAACAATTTTAATGAATCCATTCATAAGCAAGAGAAAAATAAAAAATATCTCGATTTGGTTCAAGAATTGCTTTATACAGTTAACAGAGAATATGATAAATCTTTTGATGAAAAAATGGAAATCGTATATTCATATTTAAAATTTACTCATTTCCTTAATGAAGAAGGTGATGAAAATTAG
- a CDS encoding tetratricopeptide repeat protein, whose amino-acid sequence MSSLILSVSPEKAERPYYFYMTKIKVYSLEELYYHCYHYWKQSIDDFLMGKLEDWIKLELGLVSISGQIAKIRDEYPSITDQYIKFLGLIDYFYESELDFLRKEIFKWENKAEWEKCKEKADYFMGQNKPEEAIKWYKKAIVYDENGKLYNNMGVACMRMGWYEDASYFLNKANEMEPNNISILLNLTEVYILKGNYEQGARYLNQAARLEDSKKIWFYYGELYRNQGSEPEAIESYKRAIQKGDTFDSYLRLAKIYIRRREFEAAEDYLEQVTNTYRNEVYWLEYANLYEAWNKEDLALDCVQKSLKKNNKYIPAWVALARLYRKKRKLDEAVFAIDEALKVNEEDEEAKLEKAKIVKEKGKKEEYQFSIKELIKKWVHRYRQDSI is encoded by the coding sequence ATGTCCTCACTGATTTTAAGCGTCTCTCCTGAAAAAGCGGAGAGACCATACTATTTTTATATGACAAAAATCAAAGTATACTCTCTGGAAGAGTTATACTACCACTGCTATCATTATTGGAAGCAGTCCATTGACGACTTTCTTATGGGAAAGCTTGAAGACTGGATTAAGCTCGAATTAGGACTTGTTTCGATCAGTGGGCAGATTGCTAAGATAAGAGATGAATACCCCTCCATTACGGATCAATACATTAAGTTCCTTGGGCTGATTGACTATTTTTATGAATCGGAATTAGATTTTCTTAGAAAAGAAATATTTAAGTGGGAAAACAAAGCGGAATGGGAAAAATGCAAGGAAAAAGCAGATTATTTTATGGGACAGAACAAGCCGGAGGAAGCTATTAAGTGGTATAAAAAAGCCATCGTATATGATGAGAACGGCAAGCTTTATAATAATATGGGCGTTGCCTGTATGCGTATGGGATGGTATGAAGACGCTTCCTATTTTCTTAACAAAGCCAATGAAATGGAACCCAATAATATTTCCATTCTCTTAAATCTTACAGAAGTATATATTCTTAAAGGCAATTATGAGCAGGGAGCAAGGTACTTAAATCAAGCAGCAAGGTTAGAGGATTCTAAAAAGATTTGGTTCTATTATGGAGAACTATACAGAAACCAGGGAAGCGAGCCAGAAGCCATAGAATCCTACAAAAGAGCGATCCAAAAAGGAGATACCTTTGATAGTTATCTTCGTTTAGCAAAAATTTATATTAGAAGAAGAGAATTTGAAGCTGCCGAGGATTATCTGGAACAAGTGACAAATACCTATAGAAATGAAGTCTATTGGCTGGAATATGCCAATTTATATGAAGCATGGAATAAAGAAGATTTAGCCCTCGACTGTGTTCAAAAGAGTCTAAAAAAGAACAATAAATATATCCCGGCTTGGGTTGCCTTAGCAAGGCTTTACAGAAAGAAGCGAAAACTAGACGAAGCAGTTTTTGCAATAGATGAGGCTCTTAAAGTCAATGAAGAAGATGAAGAAGCAAAACTTGAAAAAGCAAAAATAGTAAAAGAAAAGGGCAAAAAAGAAGAGTATCAGTTCTCTATTAAAGAACTCATAAAAAAATGGGTTCACAGATACCGTCAAGACTCCATATAA
- the tnpA gene encoding IS200/IS605 family transposase encodes MDENSLSHTKWDCKYHIVFAPKYRRQEIYGKKKKEIGKILRELCDWKGVQIIEANACPDHIHMLVAIPPKLSISSFMGFLKGKSSLRIFEKFGNLKYKYGNRHFWCRGYYVSTVGRNKKAIEQYIKNQLHEDMMSDQISLKEYMDPFKGSK; translated from the coding sequence ATGGATGAAAATAGTTTATCACACACCAAATGGGATTGCAAATATCATATAGTATTTGCTCCAAAGTATAGAAGACAAGAAATATATGGAAAGAAAAAGAAAGAGATAGGAAAGATATTACGGGAGTTATGTGATTGGAAAGGAGTGCAGATAATAGAAGCCAATGCATGCCCAGACCATATACATATGTTAGTAGCAATTCCACCAAAATTAAGTATATCAAGCTTTATGGGATTTCTAAAAGGGAAAAGTAGTTTAAGGATATTTGAGAAGTTCGGGAATCTCAAATATAAATATGGAAATAGACACTTTTGGTGCAGAGGATATTATGTGAGTACGGTAGGGAGAAATAAAAAGGCAATAGAACAATATATAAAAAATCAATTACACGAAGATATGATGTCAGATCAAATAAGTCTAAAAGAATACATGGACCCTTTTAAGGGTAGCAAGTAG
- the cmr6 gene encoding type III-B CRISPR module RAMP protein Cmr6 has translation MKNEPNIGFLFYKDYYDSSFWTKIFLKGEKIKNQEGKKNYKQEVKRYFDNKNNNILKQNKLYPLQPLGKDHFTLKTIYPGLLFGAGYMHETGQDNEFKIGFYFDYTTGMPYIPGSSVKGLLRSAFKASESYIREIFKSNSLFCNVNEISISDLENEIFEGKKSIYDRDIFFDAVLIKSDNTDGRFLGEDFITPHKDPLKNPVPIKFLKVLPNVVFRFEFDLKDGILSVEQKLALFKQIILDLGIGAKTNVGYGNFEPN, from the coding sequence ATGAAAAACGAACCTAATATAGGTTTCTTATTTTATAAGGACTATTATGATTCTAGTTTTTGGACTAAAATATTTTTGAAGGGAGAAAAAATAAAGAATCAGGAAGGAAAAAAGAACTATAAGCAAGAAGTAAAAAGGTATTTTGACAATAAAAATAATAATATTTTAAAGCAAAACAAACTTTATCCTTTACAGCCTTTAGGTAAGGATCATTTTACGCTTAAGACAATTTATCCCGGATTATTATTTGGAGCAGGTTATATGCATGAAACAGGCCAAGATAATGAATTTAAAATAGGGTTTTACTTCGATTATACTACCGGAATGCCATATATACCTGGTTCTTCTGTAAAAGGTCTATTAAGAAGTGCCTTTAAAGCAAGCGAAAGTTATATTAGAGAAATATTTAAGAGCAATAGTTTATTTTGTAATGTCAATGAAATCAGCATCAGTGATTTGGAAAATGAGATTTTTGAAGGAAAAAAATCTATATATGATAGAGATATATTTTTTGATGCGGTTCTAATTAAAAGTGATAATACAGACGGACGCTTTTTAGGAGAGGATTTTATTACTCCCCACAAAGATCCTTTAAAAAATCCTGTTCCTATAAAATTTTTGAAAGTACTGCCTAATGTAGTATTCAGATTTGAATTTGATTTAAAGGACGGTATTTTATCAGTTGAGCAAAAACTTGCTTTGTTTAAGCAAATTATTTTAGATTTAGGGATAGGGGCAAAGACAAATGTAGGCTATGGTAATTTTGAGCCTAATTAA